In one window of Helianthus annuus cultivar XRQ/B chromosome 17, HanXRQr2.0-SUNRISE, whole genome shotgun sequence DNA:
- the LOC110920926 gene encoding fluoride export protein 1 isoform X2 encodes MQYYSECKKELPWYLTYISSRVHLAVLGILGVLTRYLLEKLFGPKVVGATGDHSYMYIDLPPNMVGSFFMGWFGAVFKADISNFSPELAVGLTTGYLGSLTTFSGWNQKMLELSVDGQWVFAILGFLLGLFLVAYSFIFGVETAKGLKWALNRTKLSSKCGLSPINGVTTQIILIIVMATMLGVLWGVSVTMLKKDFDGDSSTSHLWFGCIVGPVGVWIRFYLARFNGQGLGKAQILKWMPFGTLMANVAAACIMAAFATMKKSVNDKHFDTVATGIQFGFCGCLSTVSTFIAEFEAMRASAYPWRAYVYTFMTMIISFALGTLIFSVPVWTEAWS; translated from the exons ATGCAATACTACTCG GAATGCAAGAAGGAGTTGCCATGGTATTTGACATATATATCATCTCGCGTTCATCTTGCTGTACTTGGCATTCTTGGG GTATTGACGCGGTACCTTCTTGAAAAGTTATTTGGTCCTAAGGTCGTCGGTGCCACAGGCGATCATAGCTACATGTATATTGATCTTCCTCCCAATATG GTTGGTTCATTCTTCATGGGTTGGTTTGGCGCGGTTTTTAAAGCGGATATATCCAACTTCTCCCCGGAGTTAGCCGTCGGGTTGACAACGGGTTACTTGGGGAGTCTTACCACATTTAGCGGTTGGAATCAGAAAATGCTTGAGCTTAGTGTTGATGGTCAATGGGTTTTCGCTATTCTCGGGTTTTTATTAG GTTTGTTTCTTGTTGCCTATTCCTTCATATTCGGGGTGGAGACCGCTAAGGGTTTAAAATGGGCTTTAAACCGAACAAAGCTAAGTTCCAAGTGCGGATTATCTCCAATAAATGGCGTTACGACTCAAATTATATTGATAATTGTGATGGCAACCATGCTTGGGGTGTTATGGGGTGTGAGTGTGACAATGTTGAAAAAAGACTTTGACGGTGATAGCAGCACGAGTCACTTGTGGTTCGGTTGTATTGTCGGACCGGTTGGTGTATGGATTAGGTTCTATTTAGCACGATTCAACGGTCAAGGCTTAGGAAAAGCACAAATACTGAAATGGATGCCTTTCGGGACGCTAATGGCCAATGTAGCTGCCGCTTGTATCATGGCAGCCTTTGCAACGATGAAGAAATCC GTGAATGACAAACATTTTGATACCGTGGCTACAGGCATACAGTTCGGTTTTTGTGGTTGTTTGAGTACGGTTTCAACTTTCATTGCTGAATTTGAAGCCATGAGAGCAAGCGCGTACCCTTGGCGAGCGTATGTTTACACCTTCATGACTATGATCATCTCGTTTGCTTTAGGCACCCTCATTTTCTCGGTACCTGTATGGACCGAAGCCTGGTCATAG
- the LOC110926262 gene encoding arabinosyltransferase XEG113 → MGWKNPFKEMMNSKPLFLTMYGTVLVGIVISAVYVFSAVYSPDWAISWNISQHVTPSSPNQTLESPSLRVGGGVMSPAPRPEIGKLKPIWEAPPPGSKMPPLETFRLTKELVQERVKDNVVVATFGNYAFLDFILTWVKHLTDLGVENLLVGAMDTKLLEALYWKGVPVFDMGSHMSTIDVGWGSPTFHKMGREKVVLIDSMLPFGFELLMCDTDMVWLKNPLPYLARYPEADVLTSTDQVTPTVTDDRLDNWKEVGGAYNIGIFHWRPTDSAKKLAKEWKEMLLADDNVWDQNGFNDLVHKQLGPPVDDESGLVYAYDGTLKFGLLPASIFCSGHTYFVQAMYQQLRLEPYAVHTTFQYAGTEGKRHRLREAMAFYDPPEYYDSPGGFLTFKPSIPKSLLLDGEHNLQTHFTLVNYQMKQIRTALAIASILNRTLVMPPVWCRLDRLWFSHPGVIVGSMTRQPFICPLDHVFEVHTMLKGLPVEEFGPGINIREYSFFDNPLMPAQVKDSWLDVQLCQGGSENCQTNVTNTRGVLRFPKNSNEETLKKVLSPLKDVKVIQFSSMQDAFLGFADKTREEKFRNRVKRYVGIWCCVDGHDPGHIYYDMYWDEKPDWKPLPPQTREDDQPPW, encoded by the exons ATGGGTTGGAAAAACCCATTTAAAGAAATGATGAACTCCAAGCCATTGTTCTTGACCATGTACGGTACTGTCTTGGTTGGGATTGTGATCTCTGCTGTTTATGTGTTCTCTGCTGTTTACTCTCCTGATTGGGCCATTTCTTGGAACATTTCTCAAC ATGTGACGCCGTCTTCGCCAAATCAAACACTCGAGTCGCCTTCACTAAGAGTGGGTGGTGGTGTAATGTCACCGGCGCCTCGACCCGAAATAGGGAAATTAAAACCTATTTGGGAAGCACCCCCACCGGGTTCAAAGATGCCCCCGTTGGAGACATTTCGGTTAACGAAAGAATTGGTTCAAGAAAGGGTGAAGGATAATGTTGTAGTAGCAACGTTCGGTAACTATGCTTTCCTGGATTTTATCCTCACATGGGTCAAGCACTTGACAGATTTGGGCGTCGAGAATCTTCTTGTTG GTGCAATGGACACGAAACTACTGGAGGCGTTGTATTGGAAGGGGGTACCGGTTTTTGATATGGGAAGTCATATGAGTACGATAGATGTCGGATGGGGGTCACCGACTTTTCATAAAATGGGACGGGAAAAAGTCGTTCTCATTGATTCGATGCTACCGTTCGGTTTTGAGTTACTCATGTGTGATACTGATATGGTTTGGTTGAAG AACCCGCTCCCGTATCTTGCGCGTTATCCCGAAGCAGACGTATTAACCTCAACCGATCAAGTTACACCGACAGTAACTGACGACCGGTTAGACAACTGGAAAGAAG TTGGCGGGGCATACAATATCGGTATTTTCCATTGGCGACCGACGGATTCGGCTAAAAAGTTGGCGAAAGAATGGAAAGAAATGCTTTTAGCTGATGACAACGTATGGGACCAAAACGGTTTTAACGATCTTGTGCATAAGCAACTGGGCCCGCCTGTTGATGATGAAAGCGGACTTGTTTATGCTTATGATGGAACGCTAAAGTTTGGGCTTCTGCCTGCTAGTATATTTTGTAGCGGACATACGTATTTTGTTCAG GCCATGTATCAACAACTAAGATTGGAGCCATATGCTGTACATACCACATTTCAATACGCAGGAACCGAAGGAAAACGTCACCGGTTACGTGAAGCTATGGCTTTCTATGATCCACCAGAATATTATGATTCAccag GAGGATTCTTGACATTCAAGCCATCTATTCCGAAAAGCTTATTACTCGACGGGGAACATAATCTTCAGACACATTTCACTCTTGTTAATTATCAA ATGAAGCAAATAAGGACCGCTCTCGCCATAGCGTCAATTTTAAACCGCACATTG GTTATGCCTCCAGTGTGGTGTAGGTTGGATAGATTATGGTTTTCACATCCCGGAGTTATCGTAGGGTCGATGACACGACAACCGTTCATCTGTCCTCTGGATCACGTATTTGAG GTGCATACGATGTTAAAGGGATTGCCCGTTGAGGAATTCGGGCCAGGAATCAATATACGAGAGTATTCTTTCTTCGACAATCCGTTAATGCCTGCACAG GTTAAGGATTCATGGCTTGATGTGCAATTATGTCAAGGAGGGTCCGAAAATTGCCAAACAAACGTTACAAACACGCGTGGAGTACTCAGATTTCCGAAGAACAGCAATGAAGAAACG CTGAAAAAGGTATTATCCCCGTTGAAGGATGTCAAAGTCATCCAATTTTCATCGATGCAAGATGCCTTCTTAGGGTTCGCTGATAAG ACGAGGGAAGAAAAATTCAGGAATCGAGTGAAGCGGTATGTTGGAATATGGTGTTGCGTTGACGGTCATGATCCGGGTCACATATATTACGACATGTATTGGGATGAAAAACCCGATTGGAAGCCTCTACCTCCCCAAACACGAGAAGATGATCAACCCCCTTGGTGA
- the LOC110920926 gene encoding fluoride export protein 1 isoform X1 yields the protein MDHGLNESEPIKSGSFGHISSTNSSFRRRSFNRYGSSHHEIDDDSVSEAGDIGERALSSRRYSESGRSRFSFDNPLETAGLPIQEHSFKESQLPTASPTSPDAILLGKDQDDECKKELPWYLTYISSRVHLAVLGILGVLTRYLLEKLFGPKVVGATGDHSYMYIDLPPNMVGSFFMGWFGAVFKADISNFSPELAVGLTTGYLGSLTTFSGWNQKMLELSVDGQWVFAILGFLLGLFLVAYSFIFGVETAKGLKWALNRTKLSSKCGLSPINGVTTQIILIIVMATMLGVLWGVSVTMLKKDFDGDSSTSHLWFGCIVGPVGVWIRFYLARFNGQGLGKAQILKWMPFGTLMANVAAACIMAAFATMKKSVNDKHFDTVATGIQFGFCGCLSTVSTFIAEFEAMRASAYPWRAYVYTFMTMIISFALGTLIFSVPVWTEAWS from the exons ATGGATCATGGGCTGAATGAATCAGAACCAATAAAAAGTGGATCTTTCGGTCATATTAGCAGTACAAATTCGTCCTTCAGAAGGCGATCATTTAATCGATATGGATCAAGCCACCACGAAATTGACGACGACAGTGTCTCAGAGGCAGGAGATATTGGAGAAAGGGCACTAAGTAGTCGAAGGTACAGTGAAAGTGGTCGGTCTAGGTTTTCTTTCGATAACCCGTTAGAAACTGCGGGTTTACCTATTCAAGAACATTCGTTTAAAGAGTCACAGCTTCCGACTGCATCTCCTACTTCACCGGATGCAATACTACTCGGTAAAGACCAAGATGAC GAATGCAAGAAGGAGTTGCCATGGTATTTGACATATATATCATCTCGCGTTCATCTTGCTGTACTTGGCATTCTTGGG GTATTGACGCGGTACCTTCTTGAAAAGTTATTTGGTCCTAAGGTCGTCGGTGCCACAGGCGATCATAGCTACATGTATATTGATCTTCCTCCCAATATG GTTGGTTCATTCTTCATGGGTTGGTTTGGCGCGGTTTTTAAAGCGGATATATCCAACTTCTCCCCGGAGTTAGCCGTCGGGTTGACAACGGGTTACTTGGGGAGTCTTACCACATTTAGCGGTTGGAATCAGAAAATGCTTGAGCTTAGTGTTGATGGTCAATGGGTTTTCGCTATTCTCGGGTTTTTATTAG GTTTGTTTCTTGTTGCCTATTCCTTCATATTCGGGGTGGAGACCGCTAAGGGTTTAAAATGGGCTTTAAACCGAACAAAGCTAAGTTCCAAGTGCGGATTATCTCCAATAAATGGCGTTACGACTCAAATTATATTGATAATTGTGATGGCAACCATGCTTGGGGTGTTATGGGGTGTGAGTGTGACAATGTTGAAAAAAGACTTTGACGGTGATAGCAGCACGAGTCACTTGTGGTTCGGTTGTATTGTCGGACCGGTTGGTGTATGGATTAGGTTCTATTTAGCACGATTCAACGGTCAAGGCTTAGGAAAAGCACAAATACTGAAATGGATGCCTTTCGGGACGCTAATGGCCAATGTAGCTGCCGCTTGTATCATGGCAGCCTTTGCAACGATGAAGAAATCC GTGAATGACAAACATTTTGATACCGTGGCTACAGGCATACAGTTCGGTTTTTGTGGTTGTTTGAGTACGGTTTCAACTTTCATTGCTGAATTTGAAGCCATGAGAGCAAGCGCGTACCCTTGGCGAGCGTATGTTTACACCTTCATGACTATGATCATCTCGTTTGCTTTAGGCACCCTCATTTTCTCGGTACCTGTATGGACCGAAGCCTGGTCATAG
- the LOC110922436 gene encoding protein UXT homolog, translating into MDRLREEKIQKFEEFVDRRLKPDLVRAIAERDKVFEQQKVFSDLRKNLENLEKNSITSLRSMVNLGSEVYAQAEVPDTRHIFVDVGLGFHVELTWSEALKIIPAREERLARQIEEYTRLIAQIKAQIKMVSQGIRELLQLPEE; encoded by the exons ATGGATAGACTCAGAGAAGAAAAAATACAAAAGTTTGAGGAATTTGTTGATCGCCGCTTAAAACCTGACCTTGTTCGTGCCATTGCTGAAAG GGACAAGGTTTTTGAACAACAGAAAGTCTT CTCAGATTTGAGGAAAAATCTGGAAAATTTAGAGAAGAATAGTATAACAAGTCTCAGGTCAATGGTCAATCTTGGTTCTGAAGTATACGCACAAGCCGAAGT GCCCGATACACGTCACATATTTGTAGATGTTGGGCTTGGATTTCATGTAGAGCTCACATGGTCTGAGGCTTTAAAAATTATCCCTGCTCGGGAAGAAAGGCTGGCTAg GCAAATTGAGGAATACACGCGTCTCATTGCACAAATCAAAGCCCAAATCAAGATG GTTTCACAAGGGATACGAGAGTTGCTACAACTACCGGAGGAATGA